The following coding sequences lie in one Synechococcus sp. CC9902 genomic window:
- the recN gene encoding DNA repair protein RecN translates to MLTGLQLNNIALIDSLELDFCGGFTVLTGETGAGKSILLDALDAVLGGAQGANGLRLLRNGCDRAQIEASFNPSEQVRQWLLDADFDCEEEELLLSREWKRQDETRFSSRSRLNGISVNRQQLLELRPLLIDLTVQGQTQQLSRPGQQRRWLDQLGGTALAERLESTRTTWHRWKAAAIALNTAEQERERFEQERLEQEDLLDLLEKADLDDPAEDGLLEQEQDRLVHGVRLQEWLVLLFGRLRDGAEQAPSLQEHFAVVIQELQAMSQLDGSVQPLRDQALDLEAGINDLLQSLDDYSCTLDSNPERLGSIQERLADLKRLQRRHGLDLAALIERRDHLRHILEDGGAEADFDRLRLAEEIARADRDEANALLHGARLKAADSLQASLLELLPPMGLANVRFQVELSESEATDHGADAIRFLFSANPGQPLAPLQDVASGGEMSRFLLALKTTLATVDGSSTLLFDEIDAGVSGRVSGAMAELLHVLAQHRQVFCVTHQPLVAAVADHHFRVSKHVDAGVTHSRVSRLRDTQQRQQELADLAGGEQADAYAASLLAPKTA, encoded by the coding sequence GTGCTGACCGGTCTTCAACTCAACAACATTGCCCTAATCGACAGCCTGGAGCTGGATTTTTGCGGCGGATTCACAGTGCTTACGGGTGAAACCGGAGCCGGAAAATCCATTCTTTTGGATGCCCTTGATGCGGTTTTAGGTGGGGCTCAAGGAGCGAATGGGCTTCGATTACTCCGTAATGGTTGTGACCGTGCACAGATTGAGGCCAGCTTCAATCCGTCCGAGCAAGTTCGGCAGTGGCTTTTGGATGCGGATTTTGACTGCGAGGAGGAGGAGTTGCTCCTGAGCCGTGAATGGAAGCGTCAGGACGAAACCCGATTTTCAAGCCGTTCCCGTCTCAATGGAATTTCAGTGAATCGCCAGCAGCTTTTGGAGTTGCGGCCCCTGCTGATTGATCTCACGGTTCAAGGACAAACGCAGCAGCTCTCCCGTCCTGGTCAGCAGAGACGTTGGCTCGATCAACTGGGCGGTACCGCTTTGGCAGAGCGGCTGGAATCGACAAGGACGACTTGGCATCGGTGGAAGGCCGCGGCCATCGCTTTGAACACCGCTGAGCAGGAACGAGAGCGATTTGAGCAAGAGCGGTTGGAACAAGAGGATTTGTTGGATCTACTTGAGAAAGCTGATCTTGATGACCCAGCTGAGGATGGTCTGCTCGAACAAGAACAGGACCGTTTGGTCCATGGTGTGAGGCTGCAGGAGTGGTTGGTTTTGCTATTCGGTCGTCTGCGGGATGGAGCAGAGCAAGCACCGTCCTTGCAGGAGCACTTCGCAGTGGTGATCCAGGAGTTGCAGGCGATGAGCCAATTGGATGGTTCGGTGCAGCCGCTGCGCGATCAGGCCTTGGACCTTGAGGCTGGTATCAACGACCTACTTCAATCTCTCGACGACTACAGCTGCACTCTGGACAGCAATCCTGAGCGACTCGGCTCGATTCAAGAGCGACTTGCCGATTTAAAACGCTTGCAACGACGCCATGGTCTTGATTTGGCGGCTTTGATTGAACGTCGTGATCACTTGCGCCACATCCTCGAAGACGGTGGAGCTGAAGCTGATTTTGATCGGCTGCGCTTGGCCGAAGAAATTGCTCGGGCCGATCGGGATGAGGCCAATGCCCTGTTGCATGGTGCCCGGCTCAAGGCGGCTGATTCTCTTCAGGCGTCGTTGCTTGAGCTACTGCCTCCGATGGGGTTGGCCAATGTTCGTTTTCAGGTAGAGCTATCGGAATCGGAGGCAACAGACCATGGCGCAGATGCCATTCGTTTTCTTTTTTCCGCGAATCCAGGCCAGCCGCTAGCTCCTCTGCAGGACGTTGCCTCAGGTGGTGAGATGTCGCGTTTCTTGCTGGCTTTGAAGACCACGCTTGCCACTGTCGATGGATCAAGCACCTTGCTTTTTGATGAAATTGATGCCGGTGTCAGTGGTCGGGTCAGCGGCGCGATGGCGGAGTTGCTTCACGTCTTGGCTCAGCATCGTCAGGTGTTTTGCGTCACCCATCAGCCATTGGTGGCAGCCGTTGCCGATCATCACTTCCGGGTCTCTAAACACGTCGATGCTGGGGTCACTCATTCGCGAGTGTCCCGACTGCGGGACACCCAACAGCGCCAACAGGAGCTAGCCGATTTGGCTGGCGGTGAGCAGGCTGATGCTTATGCAGCCAGCTTGCTGGCCCCAAAAACTGCCTGA
- a CDS encoding alpha/beta hydrolase — translation MSSTQTLRRTLLAWSTGLSLSLFTIGIPSLAATDVALVSGGFRRSIPVKEFEHLADTGEAIGLLGNLLEFSKQDPEEISNLLNQELSIPLVLTSRLINTRIGEAIIRRVARIIYPIYTPQAEVSVPAIRAGIVNGLNQSDGLTAVGFLKAYPNQVMAVNLPALFAVIEKTESIASLVKFFADSPLDGLKDPNS, via the coding sequence ATGTCCTCAACCCAAACGCTGCGACGCACATTGCTCGCATGGTCAACTGGGCTGAGCCTCAGCCTTTTCACTATTGGGATACCGAGTCTTGCTGCTACGGATGTTGCACTTGTAAGTGGTGGCTTTCGTCGTTCGATCCCCGTGAAGGAATTCGAACATTTGGCCGATACCGGCGAAGCGATCGGACTCCTTGGCAACCTCCTCGAATTCTCCAAACAGGATCCAGAAGAGATTTCGAATTTGCTCAATCAAGAATTGTCCATCCCTCTCGTGCTCACCAGCCGTCTAATCAACACACGAATTGGTGAAGCCATCATTCGCCGTGTCGCTCGGATCATCTATCCGATTTACACCCCACAAGCGGAGGTGAGTGTTCCGGCTATTCGTGCAGGCATCGTCAATGGCCTTAATCAATCGGACGGCCTAACTGCCGTTGGATTCCTCAAGGCCTATCCAAATCAAGTGATGGCCGTCAATCTTCCTGCGCTGTTTGCAGTGATTGAAAAAACAGAATCCATTGCCAGCTTGGTGAAATTCTTCGCCGATTCACCGCTCGACGGACTGAAAGACCCCAACTCATAA
- the thrC gene encoding threonine synthase translates to MQDWPGLIEAYRDWLPVSAKTPVITLHEGATPLIPVPTIAERIGKGVRVFVKYDGLNPTGSFKDRGMTMAISKAKEAGCEAVICASTGNTSAAAAAYARRAGMRAFVLIPDGYVAQGKLAQALVYGAEVLAIRGNFDRALDIVREAADQFPVTLVNSVNPYRLQGQKTAAFEIVDVLGEAPDWLCIPMGNAGNITAYWMGFQEYHQAGHSRSLPRMMGFQASGSAPLVYDTTVSDPNTIATAIRIGNPVNRAKAMAVREASDGAFLDVTDEEIINAYKLLGGGEGIFCEPASAASVAGLLKRKDEVPAGATVVCVLTGNGLKDPDCAINNNDAAFHTDLNPDLETVAKVMGF, encoded by the coding sequence ATGCAGGACTGGCCTGGTTTGATCGAGGCCTACAGAGATTGGCTGCCCGTTAGCGCCAAAACACCAGTCATCACGCTGCATGAAGGGGCAACGCCCTTAATTCCTGTTCCCACCATTGCTGAGCGCATCGGAAAGGGCGTTCGAGTCTTCGTGAAGTACGACGGCCTCAACCCCACCGGATCGTTCAAAGATCGCGGAATGACGATGGCGATCAGCAAAGCCAAAGAGGCTGGCTGCGAGGCGGTCATTTGTGCCAGTACAGGGAATACCAGTGCTGCAGCCGCGGCCTACGCCCGACGGGCTGGGATGAGGGCCTTCGTGTTGATCCCTGATGGATACGTTGCCCAAGGGAAGCTGGCACAGGCCCTGGTGTACGGAGCCGAAGTGCTTGCCATCCGAGGCAATTTTGACCGTGCCCTCGACATCGTTCGTGAAGCAGCAGATCAGTTTCCAGTCACCTTGGTGAACTCGGTGAATCCCTATCGACTACAAGGACAAAAAACCGCTGCATTCGAAATTGTTGATGTCCTCGGGGAGGCCCCGGACTGGCTCTGCATTCCCATGGGCAATGCAGGCAACATCACCGCCTACTGGATGGGCTTCCAGGAGTACCACCAGGCCGGTCACAGCCGCAGCTTGCCTCGAATGATGGGCTTCCAGGCCAGTGGCTCAGCGCCCCTGGTTTACGACACCACCGTGAGTGATCCAAACACCATCGCCACCGCCATTCGGATTGGTAACCCCGTCAATCGCGCCAAAGCGATGGCTGTACGTGAAGCCAGTGATGGGGCCTTTCTCGACGTGACGGATGAGGAAATCATCAATGCCTACAAGCTTCTTGGTGGTGGAGAAGGAATCTTCTGCGAACCAGCCAGTGCAGCATCTGTGGCCGGCCTGCTCAAGCGCAAAGACGAAGTTCCTGCTGGAGCAACGGTGGTTTGCGTGCTCACAGGCAATGGCCTGAAAGACCCTGATTGCGCG
- a CDS encoding ABC1 kinase family protein, protein MAEELGDFIEAAGLLEYDPAAITRIYAGHPQRLIRRLWQTLVPIGLLLFGVAFDWLFQLLKDETRARSRAKECAELLVDLGPAFIKAGQALSTRPDIVPPLLLEELAQLQDQLPGFDSELAMACIEEDLGGPVENFYEQLDRDPISAASLGQVHKGILKNGQKVAVKVQRPGLREQITLDLYIVRNIASWLNKNIGLIRSDLVALIDELGKRVFEEMDYINEADNAEKFGVLHQHNARIAVPAIYHEATSRRVLTMEWIDGVKLTNLEGVREMGIDPDDMVEVGVNCSLQQLLEHGFFHADPHPGNLLAMEDGRLCYLDFGMMSEVSRESRTGLIQAVVHLVNRNFGRLSKDFVTLGFLAEDVNLEPIVPAFEKVFSQALQAGVNRMDFKAVTDDMSGVMYKFPFRVPPYYALIIRSLVTLEGIALSVDPEFKILGAAYPYFARRLMEDPDPQLRQSLKEMLFDGDAFRWSRLENLVSSAASQAQLDLDTLLDQLLDFLFSQKAGLLRNQLVEATVDRLDALGWSTMQRLGRRLPRGLQPAGMTPMNHGGSIDPFMQMEPVRELIAVLQSLPGFTPDLVLKRMPRVLKEPDARRMGFQVAQGLAERGVVRLVRVAAGVAT, encoded by the coding sequence ATGGCGGAGGAACTTGGGGATTTCATCGAAGCGGCTGGTCTGCTCGAGTACGACCCTGCCGCCATTACGCGGATCTACGCAGGCCATCCTCAACGCCTCATCAGGCGGCTTTGGCAAACGTTGGTCCCCATCGGCCTCTTGCTCTTTGGCGTGGCCTTCGACTGGCTGTTCCAGCTGCTGAAGGATGAAACGCGGGCAAGATCACGCGCCAAAGAATGTGCCGAACTGTTGGTAGACCTTGGCCCAGCCTTTATCAAAGCTGGACAAGCCTTATCAACCCGACCGGACATCGTTCCTCCTCTTCTTTTGGAAGAGTTAGCCCAACTTCAAGATCAACTGCCGGGCTTCGACAGTGAACTGGCGATGGCTTGCATCGAAGAAGACCTAGGCGGGCCAGTAGAAAATTTTTATGAGCAATTGGATCGTGATCCAATTTCAGCAGCATCCCTTGGCCAAGTTCACAAGGGGATCTTGAAAAATGGTCAAAAAGTAGCGGTAAAAGTTCAACGTCCTGGACTGCGAGAACAGATCACTCTTGATCTTTATATCGTTAGAAATATTGCCTCATGGCTTAATAAAAACATCGGCCTAATCCGAAGCGATCTTGTTGCCTTGATCGATGAGCTCGGAAAACGCGTGTTTGAAGAGATGGATTACATCAATGAAGCCGATAATGCTGAAAAATTTGGGGTCTTACACCAACACAACGCTCGTATAGCGGTTCCCGCCATCTATCACGAAGCCACCAGCCGCCGTGTCCTAACGATGGAGTGGATCGATGGCGTCAAACTTACCAACCTTGAAGGGGTTCGTGAGATGGGAATCGATCCGGACGACATGGTGGAGGTTGGTGTGAATTGCAGCCTTCAGCAACTTCTAGAACATGGATTTTTCCATGCGGATCCGCATCCAGGCAATCTTCTTGCGATGGAAGATGGAAGGCTTTGCTATCTCGATTTCGGAATGATGAGTGAAGTGAGTCGAGAATCACGCACAGGTTTGATCCAAGCTGTTGTTCACCTAGTCAATCGAAATTTTGGCCGCCTTTCGAAGGATTTTGTCACTCTTGGATTTTTAGCAGAAGATGTCAACCTTGAGCCGATTGTTCCTGCTTTCGAAAAAGTATTTAGTCAGGCACTACAAGCCGGCGTAAACCGCATGGACTTCAAAGCAGTTACAGACGATATGTCTGGTGTGATGTACAAATTTCCGTTCCGAGTTCCGCCTTACTACGCCCTGATCATTCGCTCACTGGTAACCCTCGAGGGAATTGCTCTGAGTGTGGATCCCGAATTCAAAATTCTGGGCGCCGCTTATCCATACTTCGCACGACGGCTCATGGAAGATCCAGATCCACAGCTGCGTCAAAGTCTCAAAGAAATGCTCTTTGACGGCGATGCATTCCGTTGGAGCCGACTTGAAAATTTGGTGTCCAGCGCTGCAAGTCAAGCTCAGCTCGACCTCGACACATTGCTAGATCAACTACTTGATTTCCTTTTTTCCCAAAAGGCCGGTTTACTACGCAATCAATTAGTCGAGGCAACGGTTGATCGCCTAGATGCGTTGGGCTGGTCGACCATGCAACGTCTTGGACGCCGACTCCCAAGAGGGCTTCAACCTGCTGGCATGACACCGATGAACCATGGGGGTTCAATCGATCCATTCATGCAAATGGAACCGGTTCGTGAACTCATTGCTGTTTTGCAATCCTTACCCGGATTCACACCAGATCTCGTTCTCAAACGCATGCCAAGAGTGCTCAAAGAACCCGATGCACGACGGATGGGTTTCCAAGTCGCCCAAGGTTTGGCCGAACGGGGAGTTGTCCGCTTGGTCCGCGTCGCAGCGGGAGTAGCCACCTAA